One window of Triticum dicoccoides isolate Atlit2015 ecotype Zavitan chromosome 5A, WEW_v2.0, whole genome shotgun sequence genomic DNA carries:
- the LOC119304053 gene encoding protein NPGR2-like isoform X1, with product MEGRKERGRSRRVFRRMAMQCLCSGEQANLVDENGEIELYAKNDGLREAELSLQEGGSLNYEEARALLAKVEYQQGHVEEALRVLDGINMAELIPMVKMSICRLARADPHSSYPPMSLHTVNLVMETIYLKTIALRDLGKFKEAAQECSTILDVVESALPMGLPAKFGDGSNLNATIHSAVELLPELWKLADFPPKVLSSYRGALLSNWNLDAKAIGRIQKEFAIFLLYSGCEACTPPLRSQLDGSFVPRNNLEEAILLLMILLMKFNLKRLERDPTVMHHLTFALSISGRLKPLAGQFEKLLPGVLDSREWLYNVALCYLAEEDDLAALNLLKMILRFGEDPSCLKELLLTSKICSENGAHAEEGASYARRALASLDGGCDQLEVVADLLLGISLSRQARYAPSGTERASQQREALKVLGVAEKKMQDKDFRVLYNLSLENAEQRKLDAAALYAKKLLKLENGSELRSWLLVARITSAQKRFEDAESIVNAALDQTAKWCQGDLLQTKAKIQAANGQFKKAVETYTQLLAVIELRKKSFNSGIFVLQGTKDDGSMETEAWYNLALLYLSLSQWRDTELCISKIKAISAYSPLAYHATGKLLEARGFLKEALGAYSKALDLDPKHVPSLICAAVALRQLGGRPLPAARCLLTDALRLDRTNHVAWFNLGLTYEDEGGSSSAALEAAECFQAAALLEETASAEPFR from the exons ATGGAGGgcaggaaagagagggggagatctCGTAGAGTGTTTCGGCGGATGGCGATGCAGTGCCTCTGCTCCGGGGAGCAGGCCAATCTGGTGGATGAAAATGGCGAAATCGAGTTGTATGCCAAAAATGACGGCCTTCGGGAAGCCGAGTTGTCTCTCCAGGAGGGTGGATCCCTTAACTATGAG GAAGCAAGGGCATTGCTTGCAAAAGTCGAGTACCAACAGGGGCATGTTGAAGAAGCACTTCGTGTGCTTGATGGGATAAACATGGCTGAACTAATTCCTATGGTGAAAATGTCCATCTGTAGATTAGCAAGGGCCGATCCACATTCCAGTTATCCACCAATGTCCTTGCATACTGTTAATCTAGTAATGGAGACCATATATCTCAAAACTATAGCACTTCGTGATCTTGGGAAGTTCAAAG AAGCTGCACAAGAATGCAGTACGATATTGGACGTTGTAGAATCGGCACTGCCTATGGGCTTACCAGCCAAGTTTGGAGATGGTAGTAACTTGAATGCAACAATACACAGTGCCGTTGAGTTGCTTCCTGAGCTATGGAAATTAGCGGATTTCCCTCCTAAAGTGCTCTCTTCATATAGGGGGGCTCTTCTTAGTAATTGGAATCTGGATGCAAAGGCCATTGGTAGAATACAGAAGGAGTTTGCTATTTTTCTCCTATACAGTGGCTGTGAGGCCTGCACTCCACCTCTTCGATCCCAATTGGATGGTTCATTTGTACCTCGGAATAATTTGGAGGAAGCtattcttcttttgatgattttatTGATGAAATTCAACCTTAAGAGGCTTGAGAGAGACCCAACTGTGATGCATCATCTGACTTTTGCATTGTCCATATCAGGACGGTTAAAACCTCTAGCCGGTCAGTTTGAAAAACTATTACCTGGTGTGTTAGACAGCAGAGAGTGGTTGTACAATGTTGCACTGTGTTACCTAGCAGAAGAAGATGATCTAGCTGCCCTCAATCTGCTCAAAATGATACTAAGATTTGGAGAGGACCCCAGTTGTCTCAAAGAGCTTCTTCTAACTTCAAAAATTTGTAGCGAGAACGGTGCACATGCTGAAGAAGGTGCATCCTATGCACGCAGAGCCCTTGCTAGTCTCGATGGAGGTTGTGACCAGTTAGAGGTTGTCGCGGACCTTCTACTTGGCATTTCCCTTTCCCGTCAAGCTAGATATGCTCCGAGTGGTACGGAGAGGGCTTCTCAGCAGCGTGAAGCCCTGAAGGTGCTTGGTGTTGCTGAAAAGAAGATGCAAGACAAAGATTTTAGGGTACTGTACAATCTGAGCCTTGAAAATGCTGAGCAGAGGAAACTAGATGCAGCAGCACTTTATGCAAAGAAGCTACTGAAATTGGAGAATGGTTCAGAATTAAGGAGCTGGCTCCTTGTAGCTCGTATCACGAGTGCTCAAAAACGGTTTGAAGATGCTGAATCTATTGTAAATGCTGCCCTTGATCAGACTGCAAAGTGGTGCCAAGGAGATCTGTTGCAAACCAAAGCCAAAATTCAGGCTGCAAACGGGCAATTTAAGAAGGCAGTCGAGACTTATACCCAGCTTCTTGCTGTCATCGAACTCAGGAAGAAAAGTTTCAACTCTGGGATTTTTGTATTACAG GGCACGAAGGATGATGGAAGCATGGAAACAGAGGCATGGTACAATCTGGCCCTTCTGTACCTAAGCCTGTCACAGTGGAGGGATACAGAGCTTTGCATATCCAAAATAAAGGCTATCAGTGCATATTCTCCCTTGGCTTATCATGCTACAG GAAAGCTACTTGAAGCAAGAGGGTTTCTAAAGGAGGCTCTTGGAGCATACTCCAAAGCATTAGATCTCGACCCTAAGCACGTACCGAGTTTGATATGTGCCGCCGTTGCTCTTCGACAGCTTGGAGGGAGGCCCTTGCCTGCCGCAAGGTGCCTCCTAACTGACGCACTGAGACTGGACAGAACGAACCATGTTGCATGGTTTAACCTCGGTCTAACCTATGAAGATGAAGGGGGCAGTTCATCAGCGGCACTCGAAGCTGCGGAATGTTTTCAGGCGGCTGCCCTTCTCGAAGAAACCGCCTCGGCTGAACCTTTCAGATAA
- the LOC119304053 gene encoding protein NPGR2-like isoform X2 has protein sequence MAMQCLCSGEQANLVDENGEIELYAKNDGLREAELSLQEGGSLNYEEARALLAKVEYQQGHVEEALRVLDGINMAELIPMVKMSICRLARADPHSSYPPMSLHTVNLVMETIYLKTIALRDLGKFKEAAQECSTILDVVESALPMGLPAKFGDGSNLNATIHSAVELLPELWKLADFPPKVLSSYRGALLSNWNLDAKAIGRIQKEFAIFLLYSGCEACTPPLRSQLDGSFVPRNNLEEAILLLMILLMKFNLKRLERDPTVMHHLTFALSISGRLKPLAGQFEKLLPGVLDSREWLYNVALCYLAEEDDLAALNLLKMILRFGEDPSCLKELLLTSKICSENGAHAEEGASYARRALASLDGGCDQLEVVADLLLGISLSRQARYAPSGTERASQQREALKVLGVAEKKMQDKDFRVLYNLSLENAEQRKLDAAALYAKKLLKLENGSELRSWLLVARITSAQKRFEDAESIVNAALDQTAKWCQGDLLQTKAKIQAANGQFKKAVETYTQLLAVIELRKKSFNSGIFVLQGTKDDGSMETEAWYNLALLYLSLSQWRDTELCISKIKAISAYSPLAYHATGKLLEARGFLKEALGAYSKALDLDPKHVPSLICAAVALRQLGGRPLPAARCLLTDALRLDRTNHVAWFNLGLTYEDEGGSSSAALEAAECFQAAALLEETASAEPFR, from the exons ATGGCGATGCAGTGCCTCTGCTCCGGGGAGCAGGCCAATCTGGTGGATGAAAATGGCGAAATCGAGTTGTATGCCAAAAATGACGGCCTTCGGGAAGCCGAGTTGTCTCTCCAGGAGGGTGGATCCCTTAACTATGAG GAAGCAAGGGCATTGCTTGCAAAAGTCGAGTACCAACAGGGGCATGTTGAAGAAGCACTTCGTGTGCTTGATGGGATAAACATGGCTGAACTAATTCCTATGGTGAAAATGTCCATCTGTAGATTAGCAAGGGCCGATCCACATTCCAGTTATCCACCAATGTCCTTGCATACTGTTAATCTAGTAATGGAGACCATATATCTCAAAACTATAGCACTTCGTGATCTTGGGAAGTTCAAAG AAGCTGCACAAGAATGCAGTACGATATTGGACGTTGTAGAATCGGCACTGCCTATGGGCTTACCAGCCAAGTTTGGAGATGGTAGTAACTTGAATGCAACAATACACAGTGCCGTTGAGTTGCTTCCTGAGCTATGGAAATTAGCGGATTTCCCTCCTAAAGTGCTCTCTTCATATAGGGGGGCTCTTCTTAGTAATTGGAATCTGGATGCAAAGGCCATTGGTAGAATACAGAAGGAGTTTGCTATTTTTCTCCTATACAGTGGCTGTGAGGCCTGCACTCCACCTCTTCGATCCCAATTGGATGGTTCATTTGTACCTCGGAATAATTTGGAGGAAGCtattcttcttttgatgattttatTGATGAAATTCAACCTTAAGAGGCTTGAGAGAGACCCAACTGTGATGCATCATCTGACTTTTGCATTGTCCATATCAGGACGGTTAAAACCTCTAGCCGGTCAGTTTGAAAAACTATTACCTGGTGTGTTAGACAGCAGAGAGTGGTTGTACAATGTTGCACTGTGTTACCTAGCAGAAGAAGATGATCTAGCTGCCCTCAATCTGCTCAAAATGATACTAAGATTTGGAGAGGACCCCAGTTGTCTCAAAGAGCTTCTTCTAACTTCAAAAATTTGTAGCGAGAACGGTGCACATGCTGAAGAAGGTGCATCCTATGCACGCAGAGCCCTTGCTAGTCTCGATGGAGGTTGTGACCAGTTAGAGGTTGTCGCGGACCTTCTACTTGGCATTTCCCTTTCCCGTCAAGCTAGATATGCTCCGAGTGGTACGGAGAGGGCTTCTCAGCAGCGTGAAGCCCTGAAGGTGCTTGGTGTTGCTGAAAAGAAGATGCAAGACAAAGATTTTAGGGTACTGTACAATCTGAGCCTTGAAAATGCTGAGCAGAGGAAACTAGATGCAGCAGCACTTTATGCAAAGAAGCTACTGAAATTGGAGAATGGTTCAGAATTAAGGAGCTGGCTCCTTGTAGCTCGTATCACGAGTGCTCAAAAACGGTTTGAAGATGCTGAATCTATTGTAAATGCTGCCCTTGATCAGACTGCAAAGTGGTGCCAAGGAGATCTGTTGCAAACCAAAGCCAAAATTCAGGCTGCAAACGGGCAATTTAAGAAGGCAGTCGAGACTTATACCCAGCTTCTTGCTGTCATCGAACTCAGGAAGAAAAGTTTCAACTCTGGGATTTTTGTATTACAG GGCACGAAGGATGATGGAAGCATGGAAACAGAGGCATGGTACAATCTGGCCCTTCTGTACCTAAGCCTGTCACAGTGGAGGGATACAGAGCTTTGCATATCCAAAATAAAGGCTATCAGTGCATATTCTCCCTTGGCTTATCATGCTACAG GAAAGCTACTTGAAGCAAGAGGGTTTCTAAAGGAGGCTCTTGGAGCATACTCCAAAGCATTAGATCTCGACCCTAAGCACGTACCGAGTTTGATATGTGCCGCCGTTGCTCTTCGACAGCTTGGAGGGAGGCCCTTGCCTGCCGCAAGGTGCCTCCTAACTGACGCACTGAGACTGGACAGAACGAACCATGTTGCATGGTTTAACCTCGGTCTAACCTATGAAGATGAAGGGGGCAGTTCATCAGCGGCACTCGAAGCTGCGGAATGTTTTCAGGCGGCTGCCCTTCTCGAAGAAACCGCCTCGGCTGAACCTTTCAGATAA